The Streptomyces luteogriseus genome includes a window with the following:
- a CDS encoding ABC transporter ATP-binding protein: MIDAYEDPGTPDQRGGARYLWWLVRRQAGRCAAGAMFGTVWMVLLAATPYLMSRAIDDGLEPGNMRALTLWSGALFVVGAFNAWLSIMRHRTMTRVRMDANFRTVKVVVGQAVRLGASLRRQAGAGEVVTIGVGDVQTVSQSLTVVGPGIGAVVGYLVIAVLLVSVSGVVALVVLLGIPVLALLVGPLLGRLQGSEAEYRERQGVLTARIGDLAGGLRVLAGLGGKQLVADAFRQDSGRLREQGYRVGAVTSWVQALGVGLPSLFLAVVTWLAARLAAQGDITVGQLVSVYGYVAVLVWPVAFLVECGYQVSRGVVCARRVVRFLRLEPAADTGTLDAPSEPSALYDPESGVRVLPGRLTALVAEHPADATTVVDRLGRYAPSCATWGDTRLDDIALSQIRSRILVADHEADLFAGTLQAMIRPSPAFAGQPEAATRKALHTAAAEDIVQALPHGLDTPMDAQARNLSGGQRQRVRLARALLTDPEILLAVEPTSALDAHTEATVATRLRKAREGRTTVVTTTSPLVLDRTDTVLYLKDGKVEASGSHHELLATTPGYRALVARDTEEVLG; this comes from the coding sequence ATGATCGACGCGTACGAGGACCCCGGAACACCCGACCAGCGCGGTGGCGCCCGCTACCTGTGGTGGCTGGTCAGGCGGCAGGCCGGGCGGTGCGCCGCGGGGGCGATGTTCGGCACGGTGTGGATGGTGCTGCTGGCGGCGACGCCGTACCTGATGTCCCGGGCGATCGACGACGGCCTGGAGCCCGGGAACATGCGCGCGCTGACGCTCTGGAGCGGCGCGCTGTTCGTGGTGGGGGCCTTCAACGCCTGGCTGAGCATCATGCGCCACCGCACCATGACCCGGGTCCGCATGGACGCCAACTTCCGGACGGTGAAGGTGGTCGTCGGACAGGCGGTGCGGCTCGGGGCCTCCCTGCGGCGGCAGGCGGGCGCCGGGGAGGTCGTCACGATCGGCGTGGGCGACGTGCAGACGGTCAGCCAGTCGCTGACGGTCGTGGGGCCCGGGATCGGCGCGGTCGTGGGGTATCTGGTGATCGCCGTGCTGCTGGTGTCGGTCTCGGGGGTCGTCGCGCTGGTCGTGCTGCTGGGCATTCCGGTGCTCGCCCTGCTGGTCGGGCCGCTGCTCGGCCGCTTGCAGGGGTCGGAGGCGGAGTACCGCGAGCGGCAGGGCGTGCTGACCGCGCGGATCGGCGACCTCGCCGGCGGACTGCGGGTCCTCGCCGGCCTGGGCGGCAAGCAGCTGGTGGCGGACGCCTTCCGGCAGGACTCGGGGCGGCTGCGTGAACAGGGGTACCGGGTGGGGGCGGTGACCAGCTGGGTGCAGGCCCTGGGCGTCGGGCTGCCGAGCCTGTTCCTCGCGGTGGTGACCTGGCTCGCGGCCCGGCTCGCGGCGCAGGGCGACATCACGGTGGGCCAGCTGGTGTCCGTCTACGGCTATGTGGCGGTGCTGGTGTGGCCGGTCGCCTTCCTGGTCGAGTGCGGCTACCAGGTCAGCCGCGGCGTGGTGTGCGCACGCCGGGTCGTACGGTTCCTGCGCCTGGAACCGGCGGCCGACACAGGGACCCTGGACGCCCCGTCGGAACCGTCGGCCCTGTACGACCCCGAGTCGGGCGTACGTGTCCTGCCGGGCCGTCTGACGGCCCTGGTGGCGGAACACCCGGCGGACGCCACGACGGTGGTGGACCGCCTGGGCCGCTACGCCCCGTCGTGCGCGACCTGGGGCGACACCCGCCTGGACGACATCGCCCTGAGCCAGATCCGGTCGCGCATCCTGGTGGCCGACCACGAGGCGGACCTGTTCGCGGGAACCCTCCAGGCGATGATCAGGCCCTCTCCCGCATTCGCCGGACAACCCGAAGCCGCAACCCGGAAGGCGCTCCACACGGCCGCCGCGGAAGACATCGTCCAAGCCCTCCCCCACGGCCTCGACACCCCCATGGACGCCCAGGCCCGCAACCTCAGCGGCGGCCAGCGCCAGCGCGTCCGCCTGGCCAGAGCCCTCCTCACGGACCCGGAGATCCTCCTGGCCGTCGAACCCACCTCGGCCCTGGACGCCCACACCGAAGCCACCGTCGCCACCCGGCTGAGGAAGGCGAGGGAAGGCCGCACCACGGTCGTGACCACCACCTCCCCCCTCGTCCTGGACCGCACGGACACCGTCCTCTACCTCAAGGACGGCAAGGTCGAAGCCTCCGGCTCTCACCACGAACTGCTCGCCACCACCCCCGGCTACCGTGCCCTCGTCGCGAGGGACACCGAGGAGGTCCTGGGATGA
- a CDS encoding ABC transporter ATP-binding protein produces the protein MSRAHLPVAERADVRRALLGLVRADGRAFAVVLGLNALAAVAGLAGPWLLGRMIDDVRAGHGTAAVDRLALLLLLSALAQVLLARWARYVGHRFGERTLARVRERFVDRALTLPASAVERAGTGDLTARGTADVTTVGNTLRDAGPVLLVNLVQALFLIVAVFLMDPLLGLLGVLALTPIWIALRWYLRRARDGYLAEGAATSDVAEIVASTAAGARTVEAFGLREQRTAASRDALETSRRTRFHTLFLRSVFFPVMETSYVLPVAGVLVIGGALHTSGSMSLGAVVAATLYLHQLSAPLDEVLVRIEQLQSGGASFARVEGLARAPRAPGEGDCPDPDGDRIDVTGVRYAYDGGVEVLRGVDLTVRPGERLAVVGPSGAGKTTLSRLMAGIDAPTAGSVTVGGVPVVGLGPERLRRQVVLVTQEHHVFLGSVRDNLRIAEPSAGDEQLWDALAVVGADGWVRELPQGLDTPLGQGGCRTDGSQAQQLALARVVLADPHTLILDEATALLDPTTARHTERALAAVLEGRTVIAVAHRLHTAHDADRVAVMEDGRLTELGTHDELVAAGGAYAALWHSWHGDPPGDGAATA, from the coding sequence ATGAGCCGGGCACATCTGCCGGTCGCCGAACGGGCCGACGTCCGGCGCGCCCTGCTGGGCCTCGTCCGGGCCGACGGCCGCGCCTTCGCTGTCGTGCTGGGCCTGAACGCACTCGCGGCCGTGGCCGGGCTGGCCGGGCCGTGGCTGCTGGGCCGGATGATCGACGACGTGCGGGCCGGGCACGGAACGGCCGCCGTGGACCGGCTGGCCCTGCTCCTGCTGCTGTCCGCCCTCGCGCAGGTGCTGCTGGCGCGCTGGGCCCGGTACGTGGGGCACCGCTTCGGGGAGCGGACCCTGGCCCGGGTGCGGGAGCGGTTCGTGGACCGGGCGCTGACGCTGCCCGCGTCGGCGGTGGAGCGGGCCGGCACCGGTGACCTGACGGCACGCGGCACGGCGGACGTCACGACGGTCGGCAACACCCTGCGGGACGCGGGTCCCGTCCTGCTGGTCAACCTGGTCCAGGCGCTGTTCCTGATCGTCGCGGTGTTTCTGATGGACCCGCTGCTCGGCCTCCTCGGGGTGCTGGCGCTGACACCGATCTGGATCGCGCTGCGCTGGTATCTGCGCAGGGCCCGGGACGGGTACCTCGCCGAGGGTGCCGCCACGTCGGACGTGGCCGAGATCGTGGCGTCGACGGCAGCCGGGGCGCGCACGGTGGAGGCCTTCGGGCTCCGGGAGCAGCGCACGGCCGCGAGTCGGGACGCCCTGGAGACCTCCCGCCGCACCCGCTTCCACACACTGTTCCTGCGCTCGGTGTTCTTCCCGGTGATGGAGACCTCGTACGTCCTCCCGGTGGCCGGAGTGCTGGTGATCGGCGGCGCGCTGCACACGTCCGGCTCGATGAGCCTCGGAGCGGTGGTGGCGGCGACGCTGTATCTGCACCAGCTGAGCGCGCCCCTGGACGAGGTCCTGGTGCGGATCGAGCAACTCCAGTCCGGCGGCGCCTCCTTCGCCCGGGTGGAGGGACTCGCCCGGGCCCCGCGGGCGCCCGGTGAGGGCGACTGTCCGGATCCCGACGGTGACCGGATCGACGTCACCGGGGTGCGCTACGCGTACGACGGGGGCGTCGAGGTGCTGCGCGGCGTCGATCTGACGGTGCGGCCCGGGGAGCGGCTCGCCGTGGTCGGGCCGTCCGGCGCCGGCAAGACCACGCTGAGCCGGCTGATGGCGGGCATCGACGCGCCGACCGCGGGCTCGGTGACGGTCGGCGGCGTGCCGGTCGTCGGGCTGGGGCCGGAGCGGCTGCGCCGCCAGGTCGTCCTGGTCACCCAGGAGCACCACGTGTTCCTCGGCTCGGTCCGCGACAACCTGCGGATCGCCGAACCGTCCGCCGGGGACGAGCAGTTGTGGGACGCGCTGGCCGTGGTCGGCGCCGACGGGTGGGTGCGGGAGCTGCCGCAGGGCCTGGACACCCCGCTGGGGCAGGGCGGTTGCCGTACCGACGGCTCACAGGCCCAGCAACTGGCCCTGGCCCGGGTGGTGCTGGCGGACCCGCACACGCTGATCCTCGACGAGGCGACCGCGTTGCTGGATCCGACGACCGCCCGGCACACCGAGCGGGCCCTGGCCGCCGTGCTCGAAGGGCGCACCGTCATCGCCGTCGCGCACCGGCTGCACACCGCGCACGACGCCGACCGGGTGGCGGTGATGGAGGACGGCCGGCTGACCGAACTCGGCACGCACGACGAGCTGGTGGCCGCCGGTGGCGCCTACGCGGCACTGTGGCACTCCTGGCACGGGGATCCGCCGGGGGACGGCGCAGCGACCGCGTAG
- a CDS encoding M4 family metallopeptidase, which yields MRSSSSRRGTSHRRTPHIPRRTAAVALVGVAALMAAAVQGGTALAAPEKTPPAASKAIPGSESVKLSPAQRAELIRKAEAGKAQTARDLGLGAKEKLVVRDVVKDADGTVHTRYERTYDGLPVLGGDLVVKAAKSGATKAVVKATRAAIKPATTTAAVSAAKAEKQALAAAKADDAKSADVDKAPRKVIWAASGKPVLAYETVVGGLQKDGTPNELHVVTDAATGAKLYEYQGIETGTGNTMYSGTVTLGTTQSGSTYNLTDGARGGHKTYNLNRGTSGTGTPFSGPDDVWGNGSPSNAETAGADAHYGAALTWDYYKNVHGRSGIKGDGVGAYSRVHYGNNYVNAFWSDSCFCMTYGDGSGNTHPLTSIDVAGHEMTHGVTSNTAGLVYSGESGGLNEATSDIFGSTVEFYANNSSDVGDYLIGEEIDINGDGSPLRYMDKPSKDGASKDSWYSGIGSIDVHYSSGPANHFFYLLSEGSGTKTINGVTYNSATSDGLPVTGIGRDKAEKIWFRALTTKFTSNTNYAGARTGTLAATGELYGTDSAEYKAVQDAWAGINVGARSGGGGGGGTSFENTADVAIPDRGAAVNSPVTVSGRTGNAPSNLQVAVDIVHTYIGDLKVDLVAPDGSVYTLKGYGTGGSADNINTTYTVNASSEVANGVWNLRVQDNAAIDTGYINSWKLTFP from the coding sequence TTGAGAAGCAGTTCCTCGCGAAGAGGCACCTCCCACAGACGCACTCCCCACATCCCTCGCCGCACCGCGGCCGTGGCCCTCGTCGGCGTCGCCGCGCTGATGGCCGCCGCCGTCCAGGGCGGCACGGCCCTCGCGGCGCCCGAGAAGACACCGCCGGCCGCGAGCAAGGCGATACCCGGCTCGGAATCGGTCAAGCTCAGCCCCGCCCAGCGTGCCGAGCTGATCCGCAAGGCCGAGGCCGGCAAGGCGCAGACCGCCCGGGACCTGGGTCTCGGCGCCAAGGAGAAGCTGGTCGTCCGTGACGTCGTGAAGGACGCCGACGGCACGGTCCACACCCGCTACGAGCGCACCTACGACGGCCTGCCCGTCCTCGGTGGCGACCTCGTCGTCAAGGCCGCCAAGTCCGGTGCGACCAAGGCGGTCGTCAAGGCGACCCGCGCCGCCATCAAGCCGGCCACCACCACCGCCGCCGTCTCCGCAGCCAAGGCGGAGAAGCAGGCGCTGGCCGCCGCCAAGGCGGACGACGCCAAGAGCGCCGACGTCGACAAGGCGCCGCGCAAGGTGATCTGGGCCGCGAGCGGCAAGCCGGTCCTCGCCTACGAGACCGTCGTCGGCGGCCTCCAGAAGGACGGCACCCCGAACGAGCTGCACGTCGTCACCGACGCGGCCACGGGCGCCAAGCTCTACGAGTACCAGGGCATCGAGACCGGCACCGGCAACACGATGTACAGCGGAACGGTAACGCTCGGCACCACGCAGTCGGGGTCGACGTACAACCTCACCGACGGCGCGCGCGGCGGCCACAAGACGTACAACCTCAACCGCGGCACCTCCGGCACCGGTACCCCCTTCTCCGGCCCCGACGACGTGTGGGGCAACGGCAGCCCGTCCAACGCCGAGACCGCGGGCGCGGACGCCCACTACGGCGCCGCGCTGACGTGGGACTACTACAAGAACGTGCATGGCCGTTCGGGCATCAAGGGCGACGGCGTCGGCGCCTACTCCCGGGTCCACTACGGCAACAACTACGTCAACGCCTTCTGGTCCGACAGCTGCTTCTGCATGACCTACGGCGACGGCTCGGGCAACACCCACCCGCTGACGTCGATCGACGTGGCCGGTCACGAGATGACCCACGGCGTCACGTCCAACACCGCGGGCCTCGTCTACAGCGGCGAGTCCGGCGGTCTGAACGAGGCCACCTCCGACATCTTCGGATCGACGGTCGAGTTCTACGCGAACAACTCCTCCGACGTCGGTGACTACCTCATCGGCGAGGAGATCGACATCAACGGCGACGGCAGCCCGCTGCGCTACATGGACAAGCCGAGCAAGGACGGCGCGTCCAAGGACAGCTGGTACTCGGGCATCGGCTCGATCGACGTGCACTACTCGTCGGGCCCCGCCAACCACTTCTTCTACCTGCTCTCCGAGGGCAGCGGCACCAAGACGATCAACGGTGTCACGTACAACTCGGCCACCTCGGACGGCCTTCCGGTCACGGGCATCGGCCGGGACAAGGCGGAGAAGATCTGGTTCCGCGCGCTCACCACGAAGTTCACCTCGAACACCAACTACGCGGGCGCCCGTACCGGCACCCTCGCGGCCACGGGTGAGCTCTACGGCACGGACAGCGCCGAGTACAAGGCGGTCCAGGACGCGTGGGCGGGCATCAACGTCGGCGCACGCTCCGGCGGCGGGGGCGGCGGCGGCACGTCCTTCGAGAACACCGCCGACGTGGCGATCCCGGACCGGGGCGCCGCGGTCAACTCGCCGGTCACCGTCTCCGGCCGGACGGGCAACGCGCCGTCCAACCTCCAGGTCGCGGTGGACATCGTCCACACCTACATCGGCGACCTCAAGGTGGACCTGGTGGCCCCCGACGGCTCGGTGTACACGCTGAAGGGCTACGGCACCGGCGGAAGCGCGGACAACATCAACACCACCTACACGGTGAACGCCTCCTCCGAGGTGGCCAATGGCGTCTGGAACCTGCGGGTCCAGGACAACGCGGCCATCGACACCGGCTACATCAACAGCTGGAAGCTGACGTTCCCGTAG
- a CDS encoding M4 family metallopeptidase, with product MSTSFYARQKRATLAIATAVAAGALLTTGLSSGSSVAADSASKPALAAAPVLLSAPARTALIQEQQADATRTADEIGLGAQEKLVVRDVVKDADGTVHTRYERTYAGLPVLGGDLVVHESKSGAAKGVTRATKAALKVTSLKPAVTAAKAEKQAVTLAKAAGSAKTEASSAPRKVIWAASGKPVLAYETVVGGLQEDGTPNELHVITDAATGKKLYEYQGIETGTGNTTYSGQVTLSTTKSGSTYNLTDGTRGGHKTYNLNRGTSGTGTLFSGSDDVWGTGNPSNAETAAADAHYGAQVTWDFYKSAFGRSGIRNDGKAAYSRVHYGNSYVNAFWSDSCFCMTYGDGSGNTNPLTSLDVAAHEMSHGLTSATAGLNYSGESGGLNEATSDIFGAGAEFFANNSSDVGDYLIGEEIDINGDGTPLRYMDKPSKDGASKDSWSSGLGGVDVHYSSGPANHFFYLLSEGSGSKTINGVTYNSPTSNGSTVTGIGRTKALQIWYKALTTYMTSTTKYAQARTATLNAASALYGASSTEYKAVASAWSAVNVG from the coding sequence GTGTCCACCTCTTTCTACGCGCGTCAAAAGCGCGCCACGCTCGCCATCGCCACCGCCGTCGCCGCAGGTGCCCTGCTCACCACCGGCCTGAGCTCCGGCAGCAGCGTCGCCGCGGACTCCGCGAGCAAGCCGGCCCTCGCCGCCGCCCCCGTCCTGCTCTCCGCGCCCGCCCGTACCGCGCTCATCCAGGAGCAGCAGGCCGACGCCACGAGGACCGCCGACGAGATAGGCCTCGGCGCCCAGGAGAAGCTGGTCGTCCGTGACGTCGTGAAGGACGCCGACGGCACGGTCCACACCCGCTACGAGCGCACCTACGCGGGCCTGCCGGTCCTCGGCGGCGACCTCGTGGTGCACGAGTCGAAGTCCGGCGCGGCCAAGGGCGTCACCAGAGCCACCAAGGCGGCCCTGAAGGTCACCTCGCTCAAACCCGCGGTCACCGCCGCCAAGGCGGAGAAGCAGGCCGTGACCCTCGCCAAGGCGGCCGGCTCGGCCAAGACCGAGGCGAGTTCCGCTCCCCGCAAGGTGATCTGGGCGGCTAGCGGCAAGCCGGTCCTCGCCTACGAGACCGTCGTCGGCGGCCTCCAGGAGGACGGCACCCCGAACGAGCTGCACGTCATCACCGATGCCGCCACCGGCAAGAAGCTCTACGAGTACCAGGGCATCGAGACCGGCACCGGCAACACCACCTACAGCGGCCAGGTCACCCTCAGCACCACCAAGTCCGGGTCGACGTACAACCTGACGGACGGCACCCGCGGCGGCCACAAGACGTACAACCTCAACCGCGGCACCTCCGGCACCGGCACCCTCTTCTCCGGCTCCGACGACGTCTGGGGCACCGGCAACCCGTCCAACGCCGAGACCGCCGCCGCCGACGCGCACTACGGCGCCCAGGTCACCTGGGACTTCTACAAGAGCGCCTTCGGCCGCAGCGGCATCCGCAACGACGGCAAGGCCGCCTACTCTCGCGTCCACTACGGCAACAGCTACGTCAACGCCTTCTGGTCCGACAGCTGCTTCTGCATGACCTACGGCGACGGCTCGGGCAACACCAACCCGCTGACCTCGCTCGACGTGGCCGCGCACGAGATGAGCCACGGTCTGACCTCGGCCACGGCGGGTCTGAACTACAGCGGCGAGTCCGGCGGTCTGAACGAGGCCACCTCCGACATCTTCGGCGCGGGCGCCGAGTTCTTCGCCAACAACTCCTCGGACGTCGGTGACTACCTCATCGGCGAGGAGATCGACATCAACGGCGACGGCACGCCGCTGCGCTACATGGACAAGCCGAGCAAGGACGGCGCGTCCAAGGACAGCTGGTCCTCCGGCCTCGGCGGGGTGGACGTCCACTACTCCTCCGGTCCCGCCAACCACTTCTTCTACCTGCTGTCCGAGGGCAGCGGCTCGAAGACGATCAACGGCGTGACCTACAACTCGCCCACGTCCAACGGCTCCACGGTCACCGGCATCGGCCGGACCAAGGCGCTGCAGATCTGGTACAAGGCGCTGACGACGTACATGACGTCGACGACCAAGTACGCACAGGCCCGCACGGCGACCCTCAACGCCGCCTCGGCCCTGTACGGCGCGTCCAGCACCGAGTACAAGGCGGTCGCGTCCGCCTGGTCGGCCGTGAACGTCGGCTGA
- a CDS encoding DUF1990 family protein, which produces MSSTDSQDFTYADVGATRDQGFCPPGFHSMNVRTRLGEGEEVFRRASEAVLTWEMHRAMGVGIDAGADRAAPGVDVTVTLAGMIKAPCRVVWTVEEPRRAGWAYGTLPGHPETGEESFVVDRTGDGTVWLTVNAFSRAAKWYAKAGGPATRGFQHAYARRCGSVLRNLATQGGADA; this is translated from the coding sequence GTGTCTTCTACGGATTCGCAGGACTTCACCTACGCCGATGTCGGCGCCACCCGTGACCAGGGATTCTGCCCTCCGGGCTTCCACTCCATGAACGTGCGCACCCGCCTCGGCGAGGGCGAGGAGGTCTTCCGGCGGGCCTCGGAGGCGGTCCTCACCTGGGAGATGCACCGCGCCATGGGCGTGGGCATCGACGCCGGCGCGGACCGCGCGGCCCCCGGCGTCGACGTCACCGTCACCCTCGCCGGCATGATCAAAGCCCCCTGCCGCGTGGTCTGGACGGTCGAGGAGCCCCGCCGCGCGGGCTGGGCCTACGGCACCCTGCCCGGCCACCCGGAGACCGGCGAGGAGTCCTTCGTGGTCGACCGCACGGGAGACGGCACGGTGTGGCTGACAGTGAACGCGTTCAGCCGGGCCGCCAAGTGGTACGCGAAGGCGGGCGGCCCGGCGACCAGGGGCTTCCAGCACGCGTACGCGCGCAGGTGCGGCAGTGTCCTACGGAACCTGGCAACGCAGGGTGGTGCGGACGCCTGA
- a CDS encoding glycosyltransferase family 1 protein has product MKAIRRFTVRPVLPDPLRPIGDLARNLRWSWHAETRDLFRSVDPERWAASGGDPVRLLGSVPPARLAELAGDDSFLRRLAAVADDLRDYTTGERWYQTQPEELPAAIAYFSPEFGITAALPQYSGGLGILAGDHLKAASDLGVPLIGVGLLYRHGYFRQTLSRDGWQQEHYPVLDPNELPVVQLEEPDGTPARVALALPGGKQLHARIWLAQVGRVPLLMLDSDVEENDLGERGVTDRLYGGGSEHRLLQEMLLGIGGVRAVRTYCRLTGHPEPEVFHTNEGHAGFLGLERIAELCAEGLDFDSALESVRAGTVFTTHTPVPAGIDRFDRELVARHFGPDAELPRIDVERVLRLGMETYPGGEPNLFNMAVMGLRLAQRANGVSLLHGNVSREMFAGLWPGFDADEVPITSVTNGVHAPTWVAPEVFRLGAKQIGVQRAEDALTVGGSDRWDTVADIPDQDIFDLRRVLREQLVEEVRERLRASWRQRGAHSAELGWIDGVLDPDVLTIGFARRVPSYKRLTLMLRDRDRLMDLLLHPERPVQIVVAGKAHPADDGGKRLVQELVRFADDPRVRHRIVFLPDYGMAMAQKLYPGCDIWLNNPLRPLEACGTSGMKAALNGCLNLSVLDGWWDEWFQPDFGWAIPTADGAGTDPDHRDDIEAAALYDLLEQRVTPRFYERGRSGLPDRWIEMVRHTLSLLGPKVLAGRMVREYVERLYAPAALAHRSLVPESARELAAWKGRVRAAWPGVTVDHVETSASAALAELGTTLALRVRVGLGDLGPDDIEVQVVSGRVDEQDRIGDATVVPLKPVGSPDQDGRWVYEGPLSLDRTGPFGYTVRILPAHRLLASSAELGLVAGPSEELVAAAGLLMR; this is encoded by the coding sequence GTGAAGGCGATCCGTCGATTCACCGTCCGACCCGTTCTCCCCGACCCCCTCCGGCCGATCGGTGATCTGGCCCGCAACCTGCGCTGGTCGTGGCACGCGGAGACCCGTGACCTGTTCCGGTCGGTCGACCCCGAGCGGTGGGCCGCCTCGGGCGGCGACCCCGTCCGGCTGCTCGGCAGCGTGCCGCCCGCGCGACTGGCGGAGCTCGCCGGGGACGACTCGTTCCTGCGCCGCCTCGCCGCGGTCGCGGACGATCTGCGCGACTACACGACCGGCGAGCGCTGGTACCAGACCCAGCCCGAGGAACTGCCCGCCGCGATCGCCTACTTCTCACCCGAGTTCGGCATCACGGCCGCTCTGCCCCAGTACTCCGGCGGCCTCGGCATCCTGGCCGGCGACCACCTCAAGGCGGCCAGCGACCTCGGCGTCCCGCTGATCGGCGTCGGCCTGCTCTACCGGCACGGCTACTTCCGCCAGACCCTGTCCCGGGACGGCTGGCAGCAGGAGCACTACCCGGTCCTCGACCCCAACGAGCTGCCCGTCGTCCAGCTGGAGGAGCCCGACGGCACCCCCGCCCGGGTGGCCCTCGCCCTGCCCGGCGGCAAGCAGCTGCACGCCCGCATCTGGCTGGCGCAGGTCGGCCGGGTCCCGCTGCTGATGCTGGACTCCGACGTCGAGGAGAACGACCTCGGCGAGCGCGGCGTGACCGACCGGCTCTACGGCGGCGGCAGCGAGCACCGGCTGCTCCAGGAGATGCTCCTCGGCATAGGAGGTGTCCGGGCGGTACGGACGTACTGCCGGCTGACCGGCCACCCCGAGCCGGAGGTGTTCCACACCAACGAGGGGCACGCCGGGTTCCTCGGCCTTGAGCGCATCGCCGAACTCTGCGCCGAGGGGCTGGACTTCGACTCCGCGCTGGAGTCGGTCCGCGCCGGGACCGTCTTCACCACCCACACACCCGTCCCGGCCGGTATCGACCGCTTCGATCGCGAGTTGGTCGCCCGCCACTTCGGACCCGACGCCGAGCTGCCCCGCATCGACGTCGAGCGCGTTCTCAGGCTCGGCATGGAGACCTACCCGGGTGGGGAGCCCAACCTCTTCAACATGGCCGTGATGGGCCTGCGCCTCGCCCAGCGCGCCAACGGTGTCTCCCTGCTGCACGGCAACGTCAGCCGCGAGATGTTCGCCGGTCTGTGGCCCGGCTTCGACGCCGACGAGGTGCCGATCACCTCCGTGACCAACGGGGTGCACGCGCCCACCTGGGTCGCCCCCGAGGTGTTCCGGCTCGGTGCGAAGCAGATCGGTGTGCAGCGTGCCGAGGACGCTCTGACCGTCGGCGGCTCGGACCGCTGGGACACGGTGGCCGACATCCCCGACCAGGACATCTTCGACCTGCGGCGGGTGCTGCGCGAGCAGCTCGTCGAGGAGGTGCGGGAGCGGCTGCGGGCCTCCTGGCGGCAGCGCGGCGCGCATTCGGCCGAGCTGGGCTGGATCGACGGCGTGCTCGACCCGGACGTCCTCACCATCGGCTTCGCCCGGCGCGTGCCCTCGTACAAGCGCCTGACACTGATGCTGCGCGACCGGGACCGGCTGATGGACCTGCTGCTGCACCCCGAGCGGCCGGTCCAGATCGTCGTGGCGGGCAAGGCGCACCCCGCGGACGACGGCGGGAAGCGGCTGGTGCAGGAGCTGGTGCGGTTCGCGGACGACCCGCGGGTGCGGCACCGGATCGTGTTCCTGCCGGACTACGGCATGGCGATGGCGCAGAAGCTCTACCCCGGCTGCGACATCTGGCTGAACAACCCGCTCAGGCCGCTGGAGGCCTGCGGCACCTCCGGCATGAAGGCCGCGCTCAACGGCTGCCTCAACCTGTCCGTCCTCGACGGCTGGTGGGACGAGTGGTTCCAGCCCGACTTCGGCTGGGCGATCCCGACGGCGGACGGGGCGGGGACGGATCCCGACCACCGTGACGACATAGAGGCCGCGGCGCTGTACGACCTGCTGGAGCAGCGGGTGACGCCCCGCTTCTACGAGCGCGGGCGCAGCGGGCTGCCCGACCGCTGGATCGAGATGGTCCGGCACACGCTGAGCCTGCTCGGGCCGAAGGTGCTGGCCGGGCGGATGGTCCGCGAGTACGTCGAGCGGCTCTACGCGCCGGCGGCGCTCGCCCACCGCTCGCTCGTGCCGGAGTCCGCGCGGGAGCTCGCCGCGTGGAAGGGGCGGGTGCGGGCGGCCTGGCCGGGGGTCACGGTCGACCACGTGGAGACGTCGGCCTCGGCTGCCCTGGCGGAACTCGGCACGACACTCGCTCTGCGGGTGCGGGTCGGGCTCGGGGATCTCGGTCCGGACGACATCGAGGTGCAGGTGGTCTCCGGCCGGGTGGACGAGCAGGACCGGATCGGTGACGCGACGGTCGTCCCCCTGAAGCCGGTGGGATCCCCCGACCAGGACGGGCGCTGGGTGTACGAGGGGCCCTTGTCGCTGGATCGCACCGGGCCTTTCGGATACACGGTGCGGATCCTTCCCGCGCATCGGCTGCTGGCGTCCAGCGCGGAGTTGGGCTTGGTTGCCGGACCCTCCGAAGAACTGGTCGCGGCTGCGGGGCTGTTGATGCGGTAG